The genomic interval ACCTCGCCGAACGACCGTCCTTGGTACTTAATCGGCTGTAGAACGAGACTATTTGGTACTAACTATCATTCTCTATCCGAGGAACCTACTAATGAGCGATAACGACGATCAGGAATTCGATCCCGAAGCGCGTGACCAGCGTGAAATTGGACGAGAAATGGTTGATGAAAGTACTGGTCTTGGATCAGTGATGGCACATGCCTACCGAGGCGAATTATCTCAAGCGACTACTTGGCGACAGCGACTTGATCAGACGACCACATGGTCGGTTACAATCATTGCTGCACTTCTGACGTGGGCATTCTCAACTGCAGACAATCCACACTATATTCTCTTGATTGGGATGATTATCGTCGCCATCTTCGTCGGTATTGAAGCGAGGCGGTACCGTGACTATGACGTGTATCGCTCGCGTATTCGCCTCCTCCAGCAGAATCTCCTTGCGAACGCTCTTGATCCGTCCCAAGGTGTCGTACATCGCAACTGGCGTGCAGAACTCAGTCACGATTATCGGGCGCCGACATTGAAAGTCTCCCTCGGTGAGGCACTCGCGAATCGACTCCGGCGTGTCTACCTTCCGTTGCTCGGTATCTTATTTGCGGCATGGCTCTTCCGAATCACAGCATTCACGCCGAGACAAGAGTGGCTCGCTAGCGCTAGCATCGCTATCGTTCCTGGAAGCGTGGTACTGAGTGTCATTATACTCTTCTATGGTGTTGCACTTGCAGTTGCAGTTTGGCCACGGGAACGGCGTGCGAAGGGCGAATTCCGTGAAGGAGATCCTGATGCGTGGAAAGACGATCAGGCTGACGAAGAATAGACAGTGTTGTCCCTATATTTAGTTCTGGATTGGTCACTGTACGCATAAGCAGCTGAAGATTTCGATAACGGGAACTATTCAGATTCCGTAGGTCAGAATTACGGTCACTACCTGTCGTCCTATTGTTTTCGTTATTCGAACGAGAGGCCGTTGTCGATCTTTTTGGTAATTCTGAGATTCTTGAGGTAATTCGCAGCACCGAGAAGGGT from Halalkalicoccus subterraneus carries:
- a CDS encoding DUF2270 domain-containing protein — translated: MSDNDDQEFDPEARDQREIGREMVDESTGLGSVMAHAYRGELSQATTWRQRLDQTTTWSVTIIAALLTWAFSTADNPHYILLIGMIIVAIFVGIEARRYRDYDVYRSRIRLLQQNLLANALDPSQGVVHRNWRAELSHDYRAPTLKVSLGEALANRLRRVYLPLLGILFAAWLFRITAFTPRQEWLASASIAIVPGSVVLSVIILFYGVALAVAVWPRERRAKGEFREGDPDAWKDDQADEE